In the Primulina tabacum isolate GXHZ01 chromosome 7, ASM2559414v2, whole genome shotgun sequence genome, gtatagccaagtttcgaggacgaaacttctcataaggagggagggatgtgagaccctgaaattccagcagcaacaGCTAGCAGATTTCAGTAGAAGCTATCAATTCCAGTAGCAACTCATATTTCAGAAGATggtattttccagcagacaaaatccagcagcagaagagttcagtagcgagattccagcagatagctactggttctgctcaTGACtggtaactgaagcatttaacatggaataaaggctgttaatggcagattatggtcattaattagaaggctaacagtcagattttggcctataaatagcaccctcAATCCCTGAAATTGATGTTACCAAAACCTTGAGTTATCACTTTaaattagagctaagagagtgcatatttcgaagctgtaaaatccagtagcgaggcaaCCAGATTCCAGAAGACTGCAACCGAAATAtttagcaaattactgtaagtgggcttatgtataaatatcttgaatcccatttgatgatttctgttttaaagcaaagtatattcttgatttctgatatctgattttgaagcactgaaacttagtgaactaatggtaggaatatatattctgaacattactgattactggcctcaccccttagaggagagaacatataggggactgatatcagtttagccatgaaattcacgaacgtgctcagtgcttacttgttaaattcTGATTACTGAATACCGAATACTGATTTCCGattactgatttctgaatactgatttctgttctgaaataaAGAGTTTctatatattattgtattactgtttctgttgaaaacgatttcgaaattgggagttattcccgcccctgcttacttagtgacaaccatatcactcacccaccaaacccatctcagataagaacgaggaagaaaagttagaagaagaagagcagattcaattctggggctggtgaagaagatagTTGTTTATCAGctctgatttatattttatattccgcTGCATATGTTCAGATGTTGTATTTCTGGTTTTatatttccgctgtaaaacattattagttgagttgtatcagacattgaatattcgtattatgaataaaaagactgatttctgaattttgtacttctgaggcttgttgttttcgaatgtaaatttgaaagcaacgccggtgtcaaccaacccccgtcccggggcgtgacaagaACCAGCTACTATTTCTGCTGATCAACCGACTACAGAGCCCTCAAGTTCCACTGCTGTTCCGAATCTCTCTTCTTCTCCACAGCTTTAACATGAAGTTatacgtccactactcgttttgcttaaaaagtacaaatttttttttaaaaaaaacctctTATAAATTCAGCCGAACATGTACAAAATAAGTAAAGAAtttttttgcaccatttttaaaataaaacaaccaactagtatttgaaaatcaaagggaatagtaaaaacataaaatcgtcaaacgttttaccaaaccaaaaaaacaataatttcaaaagtatagcacatactaaaacctctcaaaaaccactcaaagcataaataaaagttgtaaaatctttaacataaatcataaacttaaaatcataagtgcgaaaaatagaagcgctggtcctcgggttatgtgcatcgGCACTCcaacaaagtcaaccatcaagacctccaacattataattttcaatatcacctgcatcgatcatacctagtgagtctaaagactcaacacatcataatcttgataacaacataatacgtatacagatcacatacaacagtgaaaaatacttgttcttaaaaaaacattttcataataatgcataaaccttaaacataaacattttcatatcaccCTCAACaatattcatatacatattatcatcaacatatatgtatttctttttccctttgttgaattcagatcgttaattgtgactttcgtgttcatctacgtcttgggcgatggatccatctacatgtaaccacagtactgggcgcggagacatcagcgacactctcacccgtcaaccgagccttggccttacgtattaacatatcatcctattcgtattcgtatcaatggaaatgcgatcgtcgggctcccactaggaccttcgccctcacgatatctccaacatatcatcgtattagtcacaattacttcacttccttcaacgtttcatattctcatcactttataaaataaacatgcatataacgtttttttatcttttaaaccaagcatgaaacatatctttaaatgtccatattaaatcataaaatccataaatattttaaaataaacattttaacatataaaaatccatgaaacatttaaaataaacatattaacatataaaacagcaatcaAAACATTGCCATGATGCTTACTAATTTGTAGGTGTAAAATGACGttttatccctagacgtaaaaatcctcgaatttgaatttttcttaattctattgactctaacatttttcaaataattatttaaggttAAAATAAATTTCCCATAAtcttatttagcttaaatactagaatttttaATTACTCCTTAATTAATCGTTTTTAGGGCgtacccgagccaacccacctaggaaccctactgaccaagcccagcccatagaACGAGACCTGGCCTGAATAAAAACCCCTTTCTCTTAAGACCGATTGCATGCATATGTGTATGAGTGTATCATAGTTGCACTAGGACTCCTAGTTAGCCTAGGGCTATACCAGCGGCGCCTCCATCAAGccaacctgaccctaaccattcctggaccatgcccagacccagcccagcccctgaaTCCGAGCAGCGAGCCACCTGAAGAAAGAAATAGCCTGCGCGTGACTCCATGGTGCCTCCCTTACGTTTTCTGTGTTTGGCTcgagccaccctgcaccaactCATTACCAGCCCCTCTAGGAGCCCTCGTAGACTCTTAGAACCCATAGGAATCGACCCCAAGCTCAAAAACTGAAAACACAACATAAGCTGTAGAAACAGCCGAGAAACCCACCTCTCCCAGGACTCTTGTTTTCTTACTTAGCCACTTACCAACGAGCCAGCCTTTGAACCAGCCCCTCATGCAcacctcctaggaccctaaggacctaacctagcccagcccctgtcTGAGCCAACAAACCCTGCACAAGCTTCTGCACACAAGCGCGCAGCATGTCCCTTTCTTGGGTTGGTTAGGACTCAATCCCAGCACTTGTGCTCGAGTCCCaacatggctaggactccttccttGACCCCTCACGGACCCTAGCTAGGCCTGGTCCCAGCCGAACCCAAGCCCATCAACCAAACTCAAAAATCGAGCCCCTCAAATCACAATGACAGAAaagtggttctagcttgttcGGTTTGTTGCAGCGTGTTTCATGTATCCTAGGACTCTTTAGAACATGCAAAAACAACCCTTAAACCTTttctaatcatggcagccccttttacaacataataaacatgtttttggagGAAAAATTAAGAGTTTAGAACACATATATGCATATATACGAAAATATCAAGTTGTGTGcctttttttctttcaaaacatgctcacataaatattatggtgtgatagatatttgaagaaaagaaatatgacatgcctttgcgtatttaacgtaCAAATTATCGTTGGCAAATCGAAGAACGACTACGAGAAGACCACGGATTGAAAACCTTGCAAACTTTCGAATTTTCCTCTTGATTATGATGTGTGTGTCGTGTCTTTGGAGTGAAAGGAGTTTGGGATTGGTTGGGGAAGTGGGCGTGAGTTGTTAAGTGAATTATGGGGTGATTTAAggctttaaataattaattataacaCTAACAAAAGTCTTGGTCCATTAAcaaagttaattaggcccaaatagtccattagtgcttaattaaaataatttgtttaataaagtttgcgaatttattagccgggttgccaaaacgttcgtatttttgttaaaaatccaacgCCGATAAATAtcacgtcccggcgtataaaatcacatcaaaactcattattttcaaaaataataaaaaacattaatcatattttaaatagtaaaaaacaattatttaataaaaatttttctatttttcagtcatcggtctccgttcctcgatcgtaacTCGAATAAccattaaaaatacattttaatgcatccatgcagaaaagtatattttaaacatttcaatatgcacaacataattaatttatgcaattaaaacaattaattgaaatacaaaaggaatttaataacttgtatgcatgtggtttgtgtagaccttcgaattttcggggTGTTACAAGAGGatacttcagaaatggtcaatcTTGAAAATGAACCAACTGACTGGGCCTTGGTGATCTTTAATCAAGAAAACCAGGAGCATGAACTAGAAGCTTCAGAGGCCATGTCTCCTGGTATGTCAATAGAAACTGAATCATTGTTCGAAGAAATTCAGGCCATTCAGACCAACCTTGTCGGTGTAATGACTTCCATTTTTGACATCAAGTCAACCCAATTTTTGCATACTATGAGGTTTGACTCTATAAAGTAGAATACTATAAGAAGACTGCAGCAAATCCAAAAGGATGTAACTTCATTATTTTCCAAATAGAAGAACTTCACAAAGACAGAGCGTCAGCTGAAGCACACTTCCAAACTCAAGCCTTGGTTGCAAGACATCTTTATTTTTTGGAAAACGTTGTCTCTAAACGAATGGATTTGCTGCAAGAAATCATGTTGAATGCAGTATCAAACCTCTCCTCTGAAGTCCGTATGTTATCTAAAAAGGTTGAtgggtttgacaaaaaggggaaaaaataaggaaaatatcAGCCAGAGCAATCTTCGAAGTTGatcaaaaagaaataaaagattatttgACAGATTTTTGAAGGTTATTTTAGTCCGTTAGAATATTCTTTATTCTTTGAttatttgtacgaatctgtacattgaaagagttattttacctacaatgagttcagttgatcagtttcagttcatattttttaagttttgtcaaacaccaaaaagagagaaattgttggaaactgaatttcggaagtttgacaaactgaacgTTTGATAGAttaaactaactgatcaagaagactgacagaaactgatctaaaatatgTAAACTATCGGTTGCCAGTAACTGAAGAATAATACGCAAGTTTTAAAAGGTAATTGAACTagcaactgaactacgcagacaactgactgatcagttactacaatcagttgtgagcttatcaagCTACACTCTATCAGCTGATCATttagctgtacacgtcatcagttaaggaaaggAACGTTCAACCGACAAGACAAAAGCTTACTGCAACGAGTAGTAGgatcgccgcatttcagaaaagttgTAGTatacgactgtcagaagaatgttgacgtgacaAACTAcggatagaaagtttcaaatcgtatttaatattaccgttggaggcaaagcctataaatagcagagaagagcagctgagaaatccCCTCAACAACTCCACGAATCAACTCGATCGATATATTTTCAACTGAGCTGGtactctgctgaaatttttgcaaaaacattcaaagctcacacttattgtatatattcatagcattcaaggatATACTTCGAACTTACAAGTACAAAATGTTATCATTAcaatacttgatcttgaagagatcagctGTACTAAATTATTTCAGTCCAGTTGAGTACTGTAAACtgttttgtaactaagagtttcagtttggcattgttaagtccaaaactgaagtgggtctgtataactctttgtatcgatcaaagtcttttagtaaatatcatatccttgtgatagaaggaaTGACGTATGAGTGTTTtaaatctccaaacatccataaaatcttgtgtcttcttatatcagttttattctatctatcagtcagtttatttccgcacttttattgttaactgattgatattgacttacaagattATCGAGTATCAGTCTaccactaaactgactcatcagtcgaaaaggttgtgaaaattgttagtATTTATTCAACTCTCTTCTAAACAATCTTCCATCTTTAACCGATCTTATCATCATGTAATATGCATCGTGTAAGCAtataaacaaattaaatatgaaatttaaatcatttgcatgtaTATGATTTACATAGATTGGCTTTTGGATGCTACATTCCCCTGATTTCAGTCATACATTTTATACTACCTAtattatatatacttatattatGAAGTGAAACTTTCCTAATAGAATAattaattctaatattttaggaatgtaaaaattataatagtacttcaaattttttttttaaagtactGAACCAAAttgtaaaataataatcattcaTGTTTTTCGGTTATTTGACTGATAAATTTTACGTGAATTATTGATAATACATTTTTTCGCTTCTTTTCAATATTATTCACTGCTCCTTCATCGAACtacatgtttttaaatttttttcatctaCTTATGTTTAGATCCAAATGAAATTAGTTTAAAATCAAATCAGGGCATcgttaattttttatttgatttaaattaCTAATTATAAATTTTCAGATTTCgtacaaaatatattttgaaaaatataataaagtttTCTTGGACCATAGAacggaagattttgatgatacCCCGCCGACTGAAACTCAAAATCCTCAACCAAGTACCGATACAAGGATTTGGATGTAGCAAGAACTTTGGCTTGTTTTATCATGGGCACTACCCGCTTGATGAAATTCCGAAGCCATGCCTTCCATCTGTTCACAATGTCATGCTCAATCTCATACACCAGAATCGCCATGATGAGTCGATTAGTGTTTTCAAGAAACAGAATCAAAAGGGTCTCTCCAATATTGACGAAGTTGCCATTACTGTTGCCCTTAAGGCTTGTCGTGGGGACACGAAACTTGGTTCGCAAATCCATGGTTTTGTTACAGCTTCTGGTTATATGTCTTATGTCTCTGTGTGTAACTCTCTGATGAATATGTACTGTAAATCACGGGACTTGAGCAAGGCTTTATCTATCTTCGAGGACTTGGCGCACCCTGATACTGTTTCTTATAATACGGTTATATCAGGGTTTGAAGATAGCAGAGATGCACTGTTTTTTGCTTGTGATATGCATTCGGCAGCTATTGGTTTTGATGCGATAACTTATACTAGTGTACTTGCGCATTGCGCTGATTGTTATGAGCTGGGTTTTGGGATTCAGCTGCATTGTCTTGTTTTCATGTTTGGTTTGAACAATGAGATTTTTGTCGGAAATGCGCTAGTGACATTGTACTCAAAATGTGAAAAACTTGTGGAAGCTGAAAAAGTTTTCTTTGAAATGCCTCACAAAGATTTAGTTTCTTGGAATTCAATACTCTCGGGCTATGCTCAGGAGGGGAGTTACGGATCAGAAGCCATTATAGCATTTATTCAAATGGTGAGAGGGGGCATTTCTCTGGATCATGTCTCATTCACTAGCGTAATTACAGCTTGCAGCCAGAAAGGAAACTTGGATTTTGGAAAGCAGGTGCATACTTTGTCAATGAAAAGAGGGTACAGAACACATGTTTCGGTTTGTAATGTTCTGATGTCATTGTATTCAAAGTGTGCGATTGTTGAAGATGCCCAATTGATCTTTGAGAATATTGTTGACCGGAATGTGGTTTCGTGGACCACAATGCTTACCATAAATGAGGCCGATGCTGTGAACAAATTTAGGGAGATGAGAAGACATGAAATTTATCCAAATGATGTTACTTTTGTTGGGTTAATCCATGCCATAACAACAAATAGTATGGTGCGAGAAGGCCAAGTGGTACATGGATTATGTATCAAGTTAAATTTCCTCTCAGAATTGAATGTCGCAAATTGTTTTATTACTATGTATGGTAAGTTTAACTTCATGGAAGAATGCATTATGGTTTTTGAAGAGCTCAACTACAGAGATATTATATCATGGAATGCTCTATTATCCGGCTATTCGCTAAATGGAAAGTATCAAGAAGCTCTACAGGTGTTTTTATTGGTTTCGTTTGAGTCAAGACCAAATCTTTATACATTTGGAAGCGTCTTGCACGCAATTGCCTCTTCTGAATCACTTTCTCTAAGGCAGGGCCAACTTTGTCACTGTTTTATAAGAAAACTAGGATTGAATGCCCATCCTGTTGTTTCTGGTGCACTCCTCGATATGTATGCAAAGCGTGGGAACATATGTGAATCCCAGAAGATCTTCAGTGAGTTGACAGAGAAAAGCCAAGTTTCTTGGACTGCAATAATCTCAGCCTATTGTAGGCACGGGGACTATGAATCAGTCATGAATCATTTCAAAGAAATGGTTATGGAAGATGTGAAGCCTGATTCAATAACATTCCTCTCAGTGTTAACAGCATGTAGTCGGAATGGCATGGTTGATTCAGGGCTTGAAATTTTCAGTTCAATGATCAACGACCATTCTATCGAACCTACCCCTGAGCATTATTCTTGCGTTGTTGATATGTTGGGCCGTGCAGGTAGGCTGGATGCAGCTGAACAGTTCATGAATCAGATTCCTGGAGGTCCAGGATTATCTGTGCTCCAAAGCTTGCTAGGTTCTTGTAGGATTTACGGAAATGTGGAGATGGCTACGAAGGTTTCCGAAGCTTTGATTGCTATGGAACCCAATGAATCTGGTTCTTACGTATTAATGTCTAACTTATTTGCTGAGAAAGGGAAGTGGGAAAAGGTAGCAAAATTGAGGGCCATGATGAGAGATAGGAGAGTGACGAAAGAAATAGGTTTTAGTTGGGCAGACATCGACCATGTCGATGATTCAGCATATTTGCATGGATTTTCGTCTGGTGATAAGTCTCATTCGATGTGTAAGGAAATCTATTGGATGGCAGAGTTGTTAGGATCAGAAATGAAAAGAAGAAGAGAATACCATGCAACATTTGTTAACAAGAGACATGAATTTTCGGTCGCCTTAATATCTTCAAGTTGATCACTCTgtgaaaagaaaacaaaactATTTATGTTGCAGATATGGTACCATTACCCTTATGAGCTCCACGTGAAGGTCAAGACAATCAATTGTATTTGTATTAACAAGTGAGTCACATTCAAGAAATATGACATCAAAAAATTGCTCAAATTAAGAACTCAAGAAACCTTCGGCTTCATTTTCCGGTTTCTATTAATTTTGTTATTAATATTTGCATGTTCATTCAGGATGTATTACAATATTTTGATTACCAAGGCCTGTCAAAAATTATATGTTCACCTTCAGCGATATGTTTCGATGTACTTTTTTTATTTGATGGTTTGATCGATTTTTTAAACCAATTCTTTTTGTATACCAATGgaacttttgtttttttctttttaatcatatACCAATGGAACTTCTGAATAAGTATATATGTGATTGAAAACAAACTGAGCATTGCGGGCCCATCAAAAAACTCGGTGGCTTCAAAATTCATCCCAAAAATTAAACATTTATATTGAGCTCGGGGATGGGATGTTTATCACATACCCAACCTGGACACGCCCATTGAGTAGGCAGCGTGGATGGGAGTTTTTACAGTTTTCTGCTTAGTTTCTGCATCTCTTTTATAAATACATATTAAAGTCGGACATAAAAGAGTTAGATGATGAAGGTACAAGTCCACATCTTACCCCAGCAGGTAGATTCAGTGCACAAGTTCAAGCTTTAGGCATTGCAGGTGAATTAGCTTGCACAACCTCAACCAATATTAAAAACATCACACTCTACATGCAAAGAAGAAAAAGGCAACACATTTTTCATAACAAAAACACAATATGGAATCCATCTCTAGATTTTACCTTGCAACATTCCTTTCATAATCGTTGACAAAGAATACAGTGTCTCGTATAATACAACTTCATGAAATACATGGCACAAATTGCTTAAAGCACATTTCAGATCTAGTTTCTGTAATAAGTACAAAACGCAGACAACTCAAGCTCATATTTTAAGTAATGCTCCAAATAAATTGGACTGTTACCGCTGAAAGAAATACCAACAATCCATCATCTTGAAGTTAAGGACTGCAACTTCTTCTCGTAAAGCTTGGCACGTCGAAGGGCATCTAACGCCTCAGCTTGATTTCCCAAACGTTTCAAGTTCACTGCCTTTACCTTCTCAGCCTTCCACAGTTCCATTAACTGATCTCTCTCGCTGTTGCTATTATCTACGTTAGACTTGGGTGGCTCTGGTCTTTCTGCATCACGATATGTATTTTGGGAATCTTCCAATCCAAGTGACCGCAAAGCAGACAATAGCTGAGGATCAAGAAAATCCTCGACACCAACATCATCAACAGGTTCAGAAATTTTAGAAGAATCCAAAGATTCCGAGTCTTGAAACTGAGATTCAAGGGCTTTCGCCAATTCTAATTCAGCGTCAGCTTCTGCTGTTTTTCCTTCCCTTCTAAGCTTCAGTGCTTGTCTCTTATGATTAAGGGACTCCTGCTGTAATTTAAACCGTTCACGACTGGATAATGGTTTAACTGCGGAACTAGTATTAGCCTCTTTCTTATCCGAGGAAGAGACTTTAGTTATTGAAGGATTATTAAAGTTAGTGCTTGTATGAGATAATTCCTCCTCCACACGCTTTTCCAAGAGCTTTGCCTTCCGAAGCTCCTCCTTTGCTTCAGCCAATTTTCCTTCTCTTTTACAGGTGATTGCCTTCCTCTTGTGAGCCAAGATTTCTGTTTGGAGGAAACTAAAATGCGGTTGAGTATCTGCAGCCTGAGAGGAAGTCAATTCATGAGTAAATGACTCGTCATTCTCATGAGGTATCTCTTCAGGTTTGTCAAGTCCAACATTTTCAAGGTTTCTTGAATCTCCAATTTTGTTCTTATGCGGATCGACCCGAAGCGATAATACGGTATTTTGGAGGGCATCAACGGATGCACTTCCTTCATTATTTCCATATGAAACTTCTGGTTGTGTAGGTTCTTCATATGCTTGCAATTGTGCCTCCAATGATTTTGCCATTTTCAGCACTTCATCGGCCTCCTCGGTCTCCCCTTGGCGTCTCAAAGTGAGAGCTTTTCTTTTCAATGTTAGCAATTCCCTCTGGATTTCACTCTTACTTTTTCTAGGTTTCTCAGCTTGGACATCAAAAATAGTTTCTATAATAGAGGATCCACTCCTGTACTTTGAGCCCTTGTTTTTTTCTTTAGAAGTATTAGATGGAACTTTCGCATTATCTTCATCCTCCCACCCCATGTTCTTCAAAAGAGAGAGATAAGACGGATCATTCATATCTTGATCAGTCACTTCCTCTTCATCTCCATCACCGGAAGTCATATTCCCCTTGTCAGGAATCTGCCTGTTTCCGGTACTTGGCAGCGTGATAGAGGGAGTTTTATTCATATCCTCAAGCTGCTCCTCAAGAACCTTAGCCCTTTTCAGTTCTTCTTCCGACTCACCGAATCTGCCTTCTCTTCTGAGAGATAGAGCCTTCTTCTTCAGGTATATAAGCTCTTTTTGGACAGCCAGTTTACTACCGCTGGTATTGTTTGAGGGGTTCAAATTTTCGACAGTTTCCTTAGCTGAAAAGGACGGTTCACTCACAAATTGGGAGATAGAACCTTGGTTAACTATGAGAGATCCGTGAGTATCAGAGCCCTCGAgttccttctcaagtacttttGCCTTCTTTAGCAGTGCCATTGCCTCTGCAGTATTACCAGCCCTTTTTTGTATCACAGCCTCTCTTTTTAAAGATTGAACCTCAATTACTAATGATTCCCTGTTAGAAATCACACTATCGTCCAGAAAATCCCCACCATTGGTATCTTCAGTCCAACCCAGTGATTTCAAAGCAGAAGCCATTTCTGGATCATCCATATCTTCATCAGTCACTTCAAAATTACCATGAACACCAAGATCATCGGAAAGGACTACAAACTGATCTAAATCAAAATTAACATCAGATTTAAATCTTGCagaaatatcatcattttcatcagcGGTCATACCACGCATCAGTAATGATAGTTCATCGTCAGAATCATCAGCCTGACCCAAAAGTTCCTCCTCTTCCATCTTTCTCTCAAGAACTTTTGCTTTTTTTAATTCTTCCTTGGCCTCAACGAGATTCCCCGCACGCTTCAATTCAAGAGCATTTTTCTTAAGAAAAATAACCTGAGCCTTTTCAACACTCAAAGCTTGGTTTTCTCGATGAGGTTTCTGTGAGACTTCTTTAATGAGAGTAGAAAGCTCACCCTCTAAAGTCAAAGCCACAGGCTTTTTTTCAGTGTCACGAAGATCTAAGTCTGACCATCCCAATTCTTTGAGTTCGGATGAAAGATCATCCTTTTCTTTAGTAATCCGTGTAACAGACTTATTCTTTTCAATATGTGCTTTAAaatcatctttattttgctgaataTCATCCATGCTACTCGAAGATAAAGCCTTTTTGCGATTTTTTCTGATAGATAACTCCAGCGCTCCAGCCTGCCTCTCAAGTTCCTTTCCCTTTTTATAGGCTTTCAATGCTTCTTCAGATTTTCCATCAGCTTTTAAAGTTCGGTATTTATTCTTTTCAACCAGAGCTTGGTGACGCAAGTCTTCAGGGGTAGCTGCTCCAACATCTGAAAATGATCGAGCAGGCTGCTCAAGAGAGAGATTTCTAACTATATCTCCTTCAACCTGAGAAACTATTTCTTGTATGTTCGAGCATGATGGTGCCATGTTGTCATCACCCAgaacttggttaaatgtttcctCCTCTTTCTTTGAAGTGAGTTTGGAGCCACCTGCAATGAGAGACATATAGTACAATGAGATACAATCTGCAAGATTTAGCATATACTACAACCTGGGAATTAAATAATCTTGACAACTCCATTTCCCACTCAGGATAGACATAAAAATTTGGTACTTAATTTCTGTTATTTCATCAGCTGAAAGGAATTTAGAACAGCAGACATACATTGTTTTCAAAACTCATTCCCAGTTTTACTCACAAGACAAAAGATTTCAATAAAATCTCTTATCATAAATTTGAAAGATGAGTAATCTAAAATATATTTGGAACTTTTCTCACCTAACAGTCaaagtaattaaattagtcGAAGAATTAGAAAGTCGCTTTGGCCCCAGTCAAATAACAAAAAGAGCTCATGTGACTAGAACTTCGACTAAAATCATTAGCACATATTAGACTAAATCATCTACTGACAATCATGGAGTAAATTATTTACAAAAACAATAATTTGCATCACGTTTAAGAACTTTCTATAGTAATAGAGCAAAAGAATAATCTACTCAGTTAAGTGTATTGAAAATAGGAATTCAAAAACTGATCCAATGGTGTGAAGAGAATATATTATGCTATTTACATAACccatttgtttaaataaattcaaaaaatgaTCTTATGctttaacataaaataaatctggTAATATAAAGAGCTATAATCCAAGGAATAAATTACAGAGTAAGTAAAACAAGGACAAACAATAAATCAACAGGAGAACCTCCATGAAGAGAATCAAATTTTctataaatgataaaaattaatataaaaaagatCCCCAATCGAAGGCCAATAGTGGATACATGAAATTACAGCACTAAAATAATCAAAGAACAGATATCACAACCTTGAATGGCATAAAGTAAGATAAGTTTGAAAAAATACCTTTCCCAGCTCTATTTTTATATCCATAGCGCATTTCACATCGTGCAGCCTCTTCTAATGCTTTGCAAGATTCACAAATGCGCACCGGTGAATCACCTTGTCCACGTAACACCATTCTTGACTGGGTACAACTGTTACAGAACAGGCCCCCACACCTGCGG is a window encoding:
- the LOC142551237 gene encoding uncharacterized protein LOC142551237 isoform X2, whose amino-acid sequence is MVLRGQGDSPVRICESCKALEEAARCEMRYGYKNRAGKGGSKLTSKKEEETFNQVLGDDNMAPSCSNIQEIVSQVEGDIVRNLSLEQPARSFSDVGAATPEDLRHQALVEKNKYRTLKADGKSEEALKAYKKGKELERQAGALELSIRKNRKKALSSSSMDDIQQNKDDFKAHIEKNKSVTRITKEKDDLSSELKELGWSDLDLRDTEKKPVALTLEGELSTLIKEVSQKPHRENQALSVEKAQVIFLKKNALELKRAGNLVEAKEELKKAKVLERKMEEEELLGQADDSDDELSLLMRGMTADENDDISARFKSDVNFDLDQFVVLSDDLGVHGNFEVTDEDMDDPEMASALKSLGWTEDTNGGDFLDDSVISNRESLVIEVQSLKREAVIQKRAGNTAEAMALLKKAKVLEKELEGSDTHGSLIVNQGSISQFVSEPSFSAKETVENLNPSNNTSGSKLAVQKELIYLKKKALSLRREGRFGESEEELKRAKVLEEQLEDMNKTPSITLPSTGNRQIPDKGNMTSGDGDEEEVTDQDMNDPSYLSLLKNMGWEDEDNAKVPSNTSKEKNKGSKYRSGSSIIETIFDVQAEKPRKSKSEIQRELLTLKRKALTLRRQGETEEADEVLKMAKSLEAQLQAYEEPTQPEVSYGNNEGSASVDALQNTVLSLRVDPHKNKIGDSRNLENVGLDKPEEIPHENDESFTHELTSSQAADTQPHFSFLQTEILAHKRKAITCKREGKLAEAKEELRKAKLLEKRVEEELSHTSTNFNNPSITKVSSSDKKEANTSSAVKPLSSRERFKLQQESLNHKRQALKLRREGKTAEADAELELAKALESQFQDSESLDSSKISEPVDDVGVEDFLDPQLLSALRSLGLEDSQNTYRDAERPEPPKSNVDNSNSERDQLMELWKAEKVKAVNLKRLGNQAEALDALRRAKLYEKKLQSLTSR
- the LOC142551237 gene encoding uncharacterized protein LOC142551237 isoform X1, producing MLEKIGLPPKPSLRGNNWVVDASHCQGCSSQFTFINRKHHCRRCGGLFCNSCTQSRMVLRGQGDSPVRICESCKALEEAARCEMRYGYKNRAGKGGSKLTSKKEEETFNQVLGDDNMAPSCSNIQEIVSQVEGDIVRNLSLEQPARSFSDVGAATPEDLRHQALVEKNKYRTLKADGKSEEALKAYKKGKELERQAGALELSIRKNRKKALSSSSMDDIQQNKDDFKAHIEKNKSVTRITKEKDDLSSELKELGWSDLDLRDTEKKPVALTLEGELSTLIKEVSQKPHRENQALSVEKAQVIFLKKNALELKRAGNLVEAKEELKKAKVLERKMEEEELLGQADDSDDELSLLMRGMTADENDDISARFKSDVNFDLDQFVVLSDDLGVHGNFEVTDEDMDDPEMASALKSLGWTEDTNGGDFLDDSVISNRESLVIEVQSLKREAVIQKRAGNTAEAMALLKKAKVLEKELEGSDTHGSLIVNQGSISQFVSEPSFSAKETVENLNPSNNTSGSKLAVQKELIYLKKKALSLRREGRFGESEEELKRAKVLEEQLEDMNKTPSITLPSTGNRQIPDKGNMTSGDGDEEEVTDQDMNDPSYLSLLKNMGWEDEDNAKVPSNTSKEKNKGSKYRSGSSIIETIFDVQAEKPRKSKSEIQRELLTLKRKALTLRRQGETEEADEVLKMAKSLEAQLQAYEEPTQPEVSYGNNEGSASVDALQNTVLSLRVDPHKNKIGDSRNLENVGLDKPEEIPHENDESFTHELTSSQAADTQPHFSFLQTEILAHKRKAITCKREGKLAEAKEELRKAKLLEKRVEEELSHTSTNFNNPSITKVSSSDKKEANTSSAVKPLSSRERFKLQQESLNHKRQALKLRREGKTAEADAELELAKALESQFQDSESLDSSKISEPVDDVGVEDFLDPQLLSALRSLGLEDSQNTYRDAERPEPPKSNVDNSNSERDQLMELWKAEKVKAVNLKRLGNQAEALDALRRAKLYEKKLQSLTSR